Proteins from a single region of Chloroherpeton thalassium ATCC 35110:
- the prfA gene encoding peptide chain release factor 1 yields the protein MFDQLQSIKDRYKEIEKQLSDPGVISNQDKFRQLNKEYSGLSEIVKAYDEYRKAKDALQQSKELLYTESDPEMKELAQADYDEYSEKVPELEQQLKILLLPKEEADSRNAMVEIRAGAGGDEAALFAADLLRMYQRFAERNGWKCEVLDYNESSGLGGFKEATISLSGDDVYGTMKFESGVHRVQRVPETETQGRVHTSAASVAVLPEAEDFDIEIRKEDLQMDTYRSGGKGGQNVNKVETAVRITHVPSGIVVACQEERSQLQNRERAMKMLRSKLYDIKLAEQQKERADLRRSMVSTGDRSAKIRTYNFPQSRVTDHRIGFTTHALPQLLDGDLFEIIEALRVHDQTERLKAQVGA from the coding sequence ATGTTTGACCAGCTTCAATCGATTAAAGACAGATATAAAGAAATTGAAAAGCAGCTTTCCGACCCGGGAGTGATTTCAAATCAGGATAAATTTCGCCAGTTGAATAAGGAATACAGCGGCTTAAGCGAAATTGTGAAGGCGTATGATGAATATCGCAAGGCAAAAGATGCGCTTCAGCAGAGCAAAGAATTGCTTTACACCGAATCCGACCCGGAAATGAAAGAATTGGCACAAGCTGATTATGATGAATATTCGGAGAAAGTGCCAGAACTTGAGCAGCAGTTGAAGATTTTACTCCTGCCGAAAGAGGAGGCCGATTCGCGCAACGCGATGGTTGAAATTCGTGCGGGCGCGGGCGGCGATGAGGCAGCACTTTTTGCTGCCGATTTGCTGCGCATGTATCAGCGATTTGCCGAGCGAAACGGCTGGAAATGCGAAGTGCTCGACTATAACGAAAGCAGCGGTTTGGGTGGCTTTAAAGAGGCGACCATTTCGCTTAGCGGCGATGATGTTTATGGCACCATGAAGTTTGAAAGTGGCGTGCATCGCGTGCAGCGCGTGCCGGAAACCGAAACGCAAGGTCGCGTGCATACTTCGGCGGCCAGCGTAGCTGTTTTGCCAGAAGCTGAAGATTTTGACATTGAAATCCGAAAAGAGGATTTGCAGATGGACACGTATCGCTCTGGCGGTAAAGGTGGCCAAAACGTAAACAAAGTAGAAACAGCGGTTCGAATTACGCACGTGCCGTCGGGCATTGTGGTGGCGTGCCAAGAAGAGCGCTCTCAGCTTCAAAACCGCGAACGCGCGATGAAAATGCTTCGCTCGAAGCTCTACGACATCAAGCTGGCCGAGCAGCAAAAAGAACGTGCCGATTTGCGCCGATCGATGGTTTCCACTGGCGATAGAAGTGCAAAAATTCGCACGTATAACTTTCCGCAGTCGCGTGTTACTGATCATCGAATTGGATTCACAACACACGCCTTGCCGCAACTTTTGGACGGTGATCTTTTTGAAATCATCGAGGCGCTGCGTGTACATGATCAA